One genomic region from Nostoc sphaeroides encodes:
- a CDS encoding DUF3598 family protein, which produces MKSQWECFLQNLGVWEGSFTNFSPEGTLLTDTPSYLSLEGLNNNQTVRLTLRRSGGDDLIREYSSVGGGLLFFENGSFSEGLIQLGPFSEFGAELAFVHENRRLRLVQLFDKTGNLSRLVLIREHLARTPVTERPPLQINDLLGEWQGQAVTIYRDLRSPDIYSTTLKIQLDDTGRLIQSTSFGERTITSTATIKGSIVLFDQDPQKQIQVLLLPDGASATSPLKVQLRQPLFLEAGWLIQPNLRQRMIRSYDDKGEWASLTLVTEEKV; this is translated from the coding sequence ATGAAATCACAATGGGAATGTTTTCTGCAAAATCTCGGTGTATGGGAAGGTTCATTTACCAACTTTTCTCCCGAAGGTACACTTCTGACTGATACTCCTAGCTATCTTTCTCTAGAAGGTTTAAACAATAACCAGACAGTACGCCTAACTCTGAGGCGTTCGGGAGGAGATGATCTAATTAGAGAATATAGTTCTGTGGGAGGGGGTCTACTGTTTTTTGAAAATGGTTCATTTTCTGAAGGTTTAATTCAGCTAGGGCCATTTTCCGAATTCGGTGCAGAACTCGCTTTTGTTCATGAAAATCGCCGCTTGCGTCTAGTGCAACTGTTTGATAAGACTGGTAATCTAAGTAGACTAGTTCTAATTCGAGAGCATCTAGCCAGAACCCCAGTAACAGAACGTCCACCTTTGCAGATAAATGATTTGTTGGGTGAATGGCAAGGACAAGCAGTAACTATATATCGAGATTTGCGATCGCCTGATATTTACTCTACAACTTTGAAAATACAACTTGATGATACTGGGCGATTAATTCAAAGTACCTCTTTTGGGGAACGTACAATTACCTCAACTGCTACCATCAAAGGTTCTATCGTTCTCTTTGACCAAGATCCCCAAAAGCAAATACAAGTATTATTGTTACCTGATGGCGCTTCTGCAACTTCTCCGCTAAAGGTGCAATTACGTCAACCCTTATTTTTGGAAGCGGGTTGGTTAATTCAGCCAAACCTGCGCCAGAGGATGATTCGCAGCTATGACGATAAAGGCGAATGGGCTAGTCTGACATTAGTTACTGAAGAAAAAGTGTAA
- the aat gene encoding leucyl/phenylalanyl-tRNA--protein transferase, protein MEYDIAAIVEGYAQGYFLMADDSDRLSWYASRDRTFIPLDERFRYPKSLQRVLNQERFSVAINRDFQAVVAGCADRETTWISPELQKIYWLLYQSGYAFSFETWQGDELAGGILGIVIGGAFIGESMFYRIPEGSKVAMVKLVERLRQRKFVFFDAQMMNPHLERFGAYRVEDDEYQMLLQQALQYNCYFG, encoded by the coding sequence ATGGAATATGATATCGCGGCTATTGTTGAGGGTTATGCACAAGGCTATTTTCTCATGGCTGATGATAGCGATCGCCTGAGTTGGTATGCAAGTCGCGATCGGACTTTTATTCCTTTGGATGAACGGTTTCGCTACCCTAAGTCTTTGCAGCGTGTCCTGAATCAAGAGCGTTTTAGTGTGGCTATTAATCGAGACTTTCAAGCTGTGGTGGCTGGGTGTGCTGACAGAGAAACAACTTGGATTTCACCGGAATTGCAAAAGATTTACTGGCTACTTTACCAGAGTGGTTATGCTTTTAGTTTTGAAACTTGGCAGGGTGACGAATTAGCTGGGGGAATTTTAGGGATTGTTATTGGTGGGGCTTTCATTGGAGAGTCGATGTTTTACCGGATTCCTGAAGGCTCGAAGGTAGCGATGGTAAAGTTGGTGGAAAGGTTGCGTCAGAGGAAATTTGTGTTTTTTGATGCCCAAATGATGAATCCGCATTTGGAGAGGTTTGGGGCTTATCGGGTTGAGGATGATGAATATCAAATGCTACTTCAGCAAGCGTTGCAATATAACTGTTATTTCGGATAA
- the rpsN gene encoding 30S ribosomal protein S14, which translates to MAKKSMIEREKKRTRLIEKYADKREALLEEFRSAASPLDKLEIHRKIQQLPRNSAPTRHRNRCWLTGRSRGVYRDFGLSRNVLREWAHEGLLPGVVKSSW; encoded by the coding sequence ATGGCAAAAAAGAGCATGATTGAGCGCGAGAAAAAGCGCACCAGGTTGATAGAAAAGTATGCTGACAAGCGGGAAGCTCTTTTGGAAGAGTTCAGAAGTGCAGCATCTCCCCTAGATAAGTTGGAAATCCACCGGAAGATTCAACAGCTACCCCGGAATAGTGCGCCCACTCGTCACCGCAACCGTTGCTGGTTGACTGGTCGTTCTAGAGGTGTTTACCGCGATTTTGGACTGTCTCGGAACGTGCTGAGAGAATGGGCGCATGAAGGTCTATTGCCTGGAGTTGTTAAGTCTAGCTGGTAA
- the nth gene encoding endonuclease III — MGNREKEVLSLKQRAIEILARLKRLYPDATCSLNYSTPVQLLVATILSAQCTDERVNKVTPALFDRFPDAESLAIADLVELESLVRSTGFYRNKAKNIQAACRMIVSEFDSVVPNQMEQLLKLPGVARKTANVVLGHGYGINVGVTVDTHVKRLSERLGLTQAKDPVRIEQDLMGLLPQPDWENWSIRLIYHGRAICKARSPVCIACELADLCPAANKPVVAG, encoded by the coding sequence GTGGGGAATAGGGAAAAGGAAGTTTTATCTTTAAAGCAAAGGGCGATAGAAATTTTAGCTCGTCTGAAGCGTCTTTATCCAGATGCTACTTGCTCTTTGAACTACTCAACGCCAGTACAATTGTTGGTGGCAACGATTCTCTCGGCTCAGTGTACTGATGAGCGGGTAAATAAGGTAACACCAGCTTTATTTGATCGGTTTCCTGATGCTGAGAGTTTAGCGATCGCTGACTTGGTAGAATTAGAAAGCTTGGTACGTTCAACAGGGTTTTATCGCAATAAAGCCAAGAACATTCAAGCTGCCTGTCGAATGATTGTTAGCGAATTTGACTCTGTTGTGCCTAACCAAATGGAGCAATTATTAAAGCTTCCAGGTGTGGCGCGGAAGACAGCAAATGTAGTCTTGGGTCATGGTTATGGCATTAACGTTGGAGTGACGGTAGATACTCACGTTAAGCGCCTTAGCGAACGTTTGGGTTTAACCCAAGCAAAAGACCCCGTTCGGATTGAGCAAGATTTAATGGGTTTATTGCCTCAGCCTGATTGGGAAAATTGGTCAATTCGGCTGATTTATCACGGTCGTGCTATTTGTAAAGCACGTTCTCCCGTCTGCATTGCTTGTGAACTTGCTGATTTATGTCCTGCTGCGAATAAGCCAGTGGTTGCAGGGTAA
- the rseP gene encoding RIP metalloprotease RseP: MSVLAAIAVLAVLILVHELGHFVAARSQGILVNRFSLGFGPVLLKYQGKQTEYAVRAFPLGGFVGFPDDDPDSDVPPNDPNLLRNRPVLDRAIVISAGVIANLIFAYLVLVLQLGIVGIPKELNYKAGVAVQPVNQESVAYQAGIREGDIILAVNGEELPASEKSTPLLTKEIQTHPNQQIELKILRDNQQQTLKLTPKLGADGKGVVGVALSPNATAVYRRPNSPFEIFGLAANRFQQLFVGTLSGFGQLITNFQQTAGQVSGPVNIVKIGAKLAEDNSVNLLSFAAIISINLAIINILPLPALDGGQLAFLLIEGLRGKPVPARIQEGVMQTGLVLLLGLGIFLIVKETTQLTSQLEWVQRLFQ, translated from the coding sequence ATGTCAGTTTTAGCAGCGATCGCAGTTTTGGCTGTTTTGATTTTGGTACACGAGTTGGGACATTTTGTTGCAGCCCGTTCTCAAGGCATTCTCGTTAACCGCTTTTCTTTGGGTTTTGGCCCAGTTCTTCTTAAGTATCAAGGAAAGCAAACCGAATATGCTGTCCGCGCCTTTCCCTTGGGCGGCTTTGTGGGCTTTCCCGATGATGACCCCGATAGCGATGTTCCACCCAATGACCCAAATCTACTGCGTAACCGTCCAGTTTTAGACAGGGCGATCGTTATCAGTGCTGGAGTAATCGCAAATTTAATATTTGCCTATTTGGTGTTGGTTCTGCAATTGGGTATCGTCGGCATTCCCAAAGAATTAAATTATAAAGCTGGTGTAGCCGTACAGCCTGTTAATCAAGAATCTGTTGCCTATCAAGCAGGAATTCGGGAAGGAGATATTATTCTGGCTGTTAACGGTGAAGAACTCCCGGCTTCTGAAAAATCCACTCCGTTGCTGACAAAAGAAATTCAAACTCATCCCAATCAGCAAATCGAATTGAAAATTTTGCGTGACAACCAACAACAAACCCTGAAATTAACGCCAAAATTGGGAGCCGATGGCAAAGGTGTAGTTGGTGTGGCACTTAGTCCAAATGCTACAGCAGTTTATCGCCGCCCTAATAGTCCTTTTGAAATTTTTGGTCTTGCTGCTAACAGGTTTCAACAATTATTTGTTGGTACACTTAGCGGTTTTGGACAGTTGATTACCAACTTTCAACAAACTGCTGGACAAGTCTCTGGGCCAGTTAATATTGTCAAAATCGGTGCAAAGTTAGCTGAGGACAATAGCGTAAACTTGTTGTCTTTTGCCGCAATTATCAGCATTAACTTGGCTATTATCAATATTTTGCCTTTACCAGCTTTGGATGGTGGACAACTTGCTTTTCTGCTGATTGAAGGTTTACGCGGTAAGCCTGTACCAGCCCGGATTCAAGAAGGTGTAATGCAAACCGGTTTGGTATTACTGTTAGGGTTAGGAATTTTTCTGATAGTCAAAGAAACTACTCAATTAACTAGTCAATTGGAGTGGGTGCAAAGATTGTTTCAGTGA
- the serS gene encoding serine--tRNA ligase, with product MLDIKQIRENPQLVQERLNSRSGKYDIEPILELDRQQRELEGTRSQLQARSNEIGKIVGQKIKSGINPQDPEIQALRDEGNSVKATLSELEPQEKNLKAEIAQLVLALPNLPSDSTPLGKNEEDNVEVRRWGDEYIPQNLNILPHWEIGEKLGILNVERAVKVAQSRFVTLMGAGAALERALIQFMLSLHTQAGYVEVSPPLLVNTESLTATGQLPKFAEESFKCADDDLWLIPTAEVPVTNLYRGEILAAENLPIYHCAFTPCFRREAGSYGRDMRGLIRLHQFNKVEMVKFVEPSTSFDELEKLVGNAEAILQALKLPYRVVNLSTGDLGFASTKTYDLEVWLPSSGKYREISSCSNTIDFQARRADIRFKEAGKKGTQFVHTLNGSGLAVGRTMAAILENYQQPDGTVSIPEALQPYLGREVL from the coding sequence GTGCTGGATATCAAGCAAATACGGGAAAATCCGCAATTAGTTCAAGAACGATTGAATAGTCGTAGTGGTAAATACGACATTGAACCGATTTTAGAGTTAGATCGGCAACAACGGGAACTTGAGGGAACGCGCAGTCAACTCCAAGCTCGTAGCAACGAAATTGGTAAAATTGTCGGGCAAAAGATTAAATCTGGGATAAATCCTCAAGACCCAGAAATTCAGGCTTTGCGGGATGAAGGGAACTCTGTCAAAGCTACATTGAGCGAACTGGAACCCCAGGAAAAAAACCTCAAAGCTGAAATTGCCCAACTTGTGTTGGCACTTCCCAACTTACCAAGCGACTCTACACCCCTTGGTAAAAATGAGGAAGATAACGTAGAAGTGCGGCGTTGGGGTGATGAGTACATTCCCCAAAATCTGAATATTCTCCCTCACTGGGAAATTGGCGAAAAGCTGGGTATTCTCAATGTTGAACGGGCTGTAAAAGTTGCCCAAAGTCGCTTTGTGACTTTGATGGGCGCTGGTGCGGCATTGGAGAGGGCATTAATTCAATTTATGCTGTCTCTCCATACTCAAGCTGGTTATGTGGAAGTCAGTCCGCCTCTGTTAGTGAATACCGAGTCTTTGACGGCGACCGGTCAGTTACCCAAGTTTGCGGAAGAAAGCTTTAAATGCGCTGATGACGACTTGTGGCTGATTCCTACGGCGGAGGTTCCAGTTACAAATCTCTACCGGGGTGAAATTCTCGCTGCTGAAAACTTGCCTATCTACCACTGTGCTTTTACTCCCTGTTTTCGCCGCGAAGCTGGTAGCTATGGGCGCGATATGCGGGGTTTAATTCGCCTGCATCAGTTCAATAAGGTGGAAATGGTGAAATTTGTCGAACCCAGTACATCTTTTGATGAACTGGAGAAATTGGTGGGGAATGCAGAAGCAATTTTACAGGCGTTGAAGTTGCCTTACCGAGTAGTAAATTTAAGTACTGGAGATTTAGGATTTGCCTCTACCAAAACTTATGATTTAGAGGTTTGGTTGCCCTCTTCTGGCAAATACCGCGAAATTTCTAGCTGTTCCAATACTATAGATTTCCAGGCGCGACGGGCTGATATTCGTTTCAAAGAGGCGGGGAAGAAAGGCACTCAGTTCGTACATACCCTCAATGGTTCGGGTTTGGCTGTGGGACGGACTATGGCAGCAATTTTGGAGAATTATCAACAACCTGATGGGACAGTAAGCATACCAGAAGCGCTGCAACCTTACTTGGGACGGGAAGTATTGTAA
- a CDS encoding DUF3611 family protein produces MSQTPDAPSSSSTLRAIAQTFRLTGWISFWIQLVLGVVSSIIVLLFAIFNQRTGSPSNNPGTGFGVFLAVCGLVILGGGIYLAYRYTRIGKQLESSNPSNRPRKSETVQVLRLGLWVNLGGTLVTLLGAQAIVGTLVARSISPQAITTQFFDPTRIISGLDMLVVQANTNTVSAHFAGVIASLWLLNRINRP; encoded by the coding sequence ATGTCACAAACTCCCGATGCTCCATCATCTTCCTCAACTCTCCGGGCAATTGCCCAAACTTTTCGCCTTACAGGTTGGATTAGCTTCTGGATTCAGTTAGTACTAGGCGTTGTTTCTAGCATAATTGTGCTGCTATTCGCCATCTTTAATCAAAGAACTGGCAGTCCTAGTAATAATCCTGGGACTGGCTTTGGTGTATTTTTAGCAGTTTGTGGACTGGTTATTTTGGGTGGAGGGATTTATTTAGCTTACCGTTACACTAGAATTGGCAAGCAATTGGAATCCTCCAATCCCAGCAACCGCCCTCGGAAAAGCGAGACTGTGCAAGTATTACGCTTAGGGCTGTGGGTGAATTTAGGGGGAACGCTGGTAACTCTTTTGGGTGCGCAAGCGATCGTTGGTACACTAGTAGCAAGATCCATTTCTCCTCAAGCTATAACTACGCAATTTTTTGACCCCACCCGAATTATTAGCGGTCTAGATATGCTTGTGGTACAGGCAAACACCAACACCGTCTCAGCGCATTTTGCAGGGGTTATTGCATCGCTTTGGTTGCTCAATCGCATTAACCGTCCTTAG
- a CDS encoding PadR family transcriptional regulator, translating to MKLEDIYQFFENPPPTYLCQEVAVCYILSVLLQGESYGTELIEQLETEYPTYRLSDTVLYSAIKFLEDERAITGYWKKLEGRGRPRRMYQVSPEWQGQAQDLAFQWLDYINRRTK from the coding sequence ATGAAACTTGAGGATATATATCAATTCTTTGAGAATCCTCCGCCAACTTACCTTTGTCAGGAAGTAGCAGTTTGTTACATACTGTCTGTTTTGTTACAAGGTGAATCTTACGGAACCGAGTTGATTGAGCAATTAGAAACTGAATATCCAACCTATAGGCTTTCGGATACCGTACTTTATAGTGCAATCAAATTTCTGGAAGACGAAAGGGCTATCACTGGATATTGGAAGAAACTCGAAGGACGAGGACGCCCCAGGCGAATGTACCAAGTTTCTCCAGAATGGCAAGGTCAAGCGCAGGACTTAGCTTTTCAATGGCTTGACTACATCAATAGGAGGACAAAGTAA
- a CDS encoding cofactor assembly of complex C subunit B — protein MDTAILPSTFLLTLLLSVGLFFFIRASTKDRIETAQLVSEQDEAALMSQLKEYFRSRSYRVAEVDREQNKVTFEGNVRPSWFLAIFLTLLAATGIVCLSLVVYLLFPNLSTFVLPMVLLSPLTGLFYWKKSGRLEKVSLKVETTQSKQTSSSKITVVAHRDELSELQRILQLKAGE, from the coding sequence ATGGATACTGCTATTCTGCCATCTACGTTCCTGCTAACCTTGTTGTTATCAGTTGGGCTGTTTTTCTTTATTCGTGCCTCGACTAAAGACCGCATAGAAACAGCGCAACTGGTATCTGAGCAAGACGAAGCTGCTTTAATGTCTCAATTAAAAGAGTATTTTCGCTCGCGGTCTTACCGAGTAGCAGAGGTAGACCGAGAACAAAATAAAGTGACTTTTGAAGGTAATGTTCGCCCCAGTTGGTTTTTAGCTATATTTTTAACTCTGCTGGCAGCGACTGGTATTGTCTGTCTATCACTAGTCGTGTACCTGCTTTTTCCTAACCTCAGTACCTTTGTTCTGCCTATGGTACTGCTGTCGCCTTTGACTGGTCTATTTTATTGGAAAAAATCTGGAAGACTTGAGAAGGTGTCGCTCAAAGTAGAAACAACTCAGAGCAAACAAACCTCCTCAAGTAAGATCACTGTAGTTGCCCATCGAGATGAACTCAGTGAGTTACAGAGGATTCTACAGCTCAAGGCTGGTGAATAA
- a CDS encoding DUF3155 domain-containing protein, whose protein sequence is MARRRKRKSRRRQEGRRILEHVPQYSIESGEEKPVTAARRFIQAEGILPPALLLVKRNEHTTDRYFWAEKGLFGAQYVEENHFLFPSLRVLEPSPGQEPLALASR, encoded by the coding sequence TTGGCAAGGAGACGCAAAAGGAAGAGTCGTCGTCGTCAGGAAGGACGGCGAATTTTGGAACATGTGCCTCAATATAGCATCGAAAGTGGCGAAGAAAAACCTGTGACAGCAGCGAGAAGATTCATTCAAGCTGAAGGTATTTTGCCACCTGCGTTGCTACTCGTAAAGCGAAATGAACACACCACAGACCGTTATTTCTGGGCAGAAAAGGGACTCTTTGGTGCTCAATACGTAGAGGAAAACCATTTCTTGTTTCCTAGCTTGAGGGTGTTAGAACCTTCACCAGGTCAAGAACCTCTTGCTTTAGCTAGTCGGTGA
- a CDS encoding ATP-binding protein, which yields MLMSASSDFIALCREQIALLTQGLGATISIVYLTQELVETPSGDAKLIPVVIYPETALLSPGEENAEATVHKQLQVENVFILPNHQRRLLTAGSESPTSSPESEIPDASRPHLKEEYLFSGNQIVLPLVYEGVMMGLLVTGRKDRGWNEHEESQIQRIAQTLAIACILDQRRAWFEQQLREQQILQEKQRDLLDNLLHQFRNPLTALRTFGKLLLKRLRPADTNRNVANSIVRESDRLQELLQQFDQVIDLTGADLAPLHLPKEVFVEATIQKDAKPPLLLPGTGDKAVDCSLADILEPLLISAKAIAQERKLKLITEIQQNSPLVRANVKALREVLTNIIDNALKYTPTGGKILIQAGQEKANFQGIVISDNGPGIPPQDLEHLGERHYRGVQAQTEIPGTGLGIAIAKQLIEQMQGKIEVFSPAINSKLTSPDAPGTTFIIWLPEV from the coding sequence ATGTTAATGTCTGCCAGTTCCGATTTTATTGCTCTATGTCGAGAGCAAATAGCGCTACTAACCCAAGGGCTGGGAGCAACAATAAGTATTGTGTACCTAACACAAGAATTGGTAGAAACTCCTTCAGGCGATGCAAAACTTATTCCTGTGGTAATTTACCCGGAAACAGCATTATTATCACCAGGAGAGGAGAATGCTGAAGCGACAGTACACAAGCAGCTTCAAGTTGAAAATGTGTTTATACTACCCAATCATCAGAGAAGGTTATTGACAGCAGGATCAGAATCTCCAACGTCGTCACCGGAGTCTGAGATACCAGATGCGTCAAGGCCCCATCTAAAAGAGGAATACCTATTTAGTGGCAACCAAATTGTTTTACCTCTGGTTTATGAGGGTGTGATGATGGGGTTACTAGTGACGGGTAGGAAAGATCGCGGATGGAATGAACACGAGGAAAGTCAGATTCAACGGATAGCCCAAACATTGGCGATCGCTTGTATTTTAGATCAACGGCGAGCATGGTTTGAGCAGCAGTTGCGTGAGCAACAAATTCTCCAAGAAAAACAGCGAGATTTGCTGGATAATCTGTTGCATCAGTTTCGTAACCCTTTAACGGCGTTGCGAACTTTTGGTAAACTGCTATTGAAAAGGCTTAGACCAGCAGACACCAACCGAAATGTGGCAAATAGTATTGTGCGGGAAAGCGATCGCCTCCAAGAATTGCTGCAACAATTTGATCAAGTAATTGACTTAACGGGGGCGGATTTAGCACCGCTACATCTCCCCAAAGAAGTATTTGTGGAAGCAACTATCCAAAAAGACGCTAAACCGCCGTTATTATTGCCGGGAACGGGAGACAAGGCAGTTGACTGCTCATTAGCAGATATATTAGAACCATTATTAATATCAGCCAAAGCGATCGCACAAGAGCGAAAGCTAAAACTAATAACTGAAATTCAACAGAATTCACCCCTAGTACGTGCAAATGTCAAGGCATTACGAGAGGTGTTAACTAATATTATTGATAATGCTTTGAAATATACTCCCACTGGGGGCAAAATTTTGATTCAGGCGGGACAAGAAAAGGCTAATTTTCAGGGAATTGTCATTAGTGACAACGGGCCTGGGATTCCGCCCCAAGATTTAGAGCATCTTGGAGAACGGCATTATCGAGGTGTACAAGCGCAAACAGAAATCCCCGGTACAGGTTTGGGGATAGCGATCGCTAAACAATTAATAGAGCAAATGCAGGGCAAAATAGAGGTTTTTAGCCCTGCAATCAACTCTAAGCTAACTTCACCCGATGCGCCAGGGACTACATTTATTATTTGGTTACCGGAAGTTTAG
- a CDS encoding S-layer homology domain-containing protein: MFTLNRLQSGTAALMALSVTVGTVAPFITASPSFAQTTFSDVSSNYWAAQFIQQLSGRGVIAGFPDGSFRPEEAVTRAQFAAMVNKAFQKPAQRQAINFADVPSNYWASSAIQQAYTIGFLSGYPGNRFEPNQAIPRQQVLVALANGLEYNPSGNTESTLQYFNDASNIASYARSPIAAATEKQIVVNYPNVKFLNPTATATRAQVAAFIYQALVSSNQASAINSPYVVAVGSTTPTPVSVTIPQGTAIPVKYDKAEKILVTKDETAPLTLTVSQNVVTQEGAVVIPAGSQVIGQLKPATGGSQFVAEKLVLTNGQEYQLNATSDVITKTETVNKGTSTGSIIKNTVLGAGAATAVSAVTGDRAIATEEVLGGAGIGALVGLFFGRNSVDLIAIDPDTDLQMTINQNLLVSVR; encoded by the coding sequence ATGTTTACTTTAAATCGTTTGCAATCTGGAACAGCAGCACTCATGGCTTTAAGCGTCACAGTCGGTACTGTAGCGCCTTTCATTACAGCTTCACCATCTTTTGCTCAAACTACTTTTTCTGATGTTTCATCTAACTATTGGGCAGCACAATTTATTCAACAATTGTCAGGGCGAGGTGTAATTGCCGGATTTCCTGATGGTAGTTTCCGCCCTGAAGAAGCGGTGACACGCGCTCAATTTGCCGCTATGGTCAACAAAGCTTTCCAAAAACCAGCGCAACGGCAGGCAATCAATTTTGCTGATGTGCCCAGCAACTATTGGGCATCCAGCGCTATTCAACAAGCCTATACCATTGGTTTCTTATCTGGTTATCCTGGAAATCGTTTTGAGCCTAACCAAGCTATTCCCCGCCAGCAGGTTTTAGTTGCCCTCGCCAATGGTCTGGAATATAATCCTAGCGGTAATACCGAAAGTACTTTGCAATACTTCAACGATGCTTCTAACATCGCTAGCTATGCCCGTAGCCCCATCGCAGCAGCAACAGAGAAGCAAATTGTGGTAAATTATCCTAATGTGAAATTCCTGAATCCAACTGCAACCGCCACTCGCGCCCAGGTAGCAGCTTTTATCTACCAAGCGTTGGTTAGTTCTAATCAAGCCTCAGCGATTAACTCGCCTTATGTCGTGGCTGTCGGTTCTACTACCCCCACACCTGTATCAGTCACAATTCCTCAAGGGACTGCTATTCCTGTCAAGTATGACAAGGCAGAAAAAATTCTGGTTACAAAGGATGAAACAGCACCTTTAACATTGACAGTCTCCCAAAACGTGGTTACGCAAGAAGGTGCTGTAGTGATTCCGGCTGGTAGTCAGGTGATTGGTCAACTCAAACCAGCTACAGGTGGTTCTCAATTCGTTGCCGAGAAACTGGTTTTGACCAATGGTCAAGAGTATCAGCTTAACGCTACTTCAGACGTGATTACCAAAACTGAAACCGTCAACAAAGGTACTAGTACTGGTTCAATTATCAAGAATACTGTATTGGGCGCAGGTGCAGCAACTGCGGTATCTGCCGTCACAGGCGATCGCGCCATTGCCACAGAAGAAGTCTTGGGTGGCGCTGGTATCGGTGCGTTGGTTGGTCTGTTCTTCGGCAGAAATAGTGTTGACTTAATCGCCATTGACCCGGATACCGATTTACAAATGACAATCAATCAAAATCTGTTGGTTTCAGTAAGATAG
- a CDS encoding conjugal transfer protein TrbI, whose product MTRIHQWKSGTAALMAMAVTASVTAPLLTLAPANAQYRIGPDRTGQYGNGNVTIPSGVALPVTYDKETITIAPGETKSLTLRIANDIIDRNRNVLIPAGTKVNGRLEAVDLDSYSRDTDDNQGKGVRFVAQELEFSNGQRQSINASSRTYTTTQRVSQGPSTGQVLTDAAIGAGAGLLGSLVTGNRRIDDLKPVIGGAAGAGASVLLRKKQVNAFVLRPAQDLRLTLNSNLNLVPVSRY is encoded by the coding sequence ATGACTCGCATACATCAATGGAAATCGGGAACTGCTGCGCTCATGGCAATGGCCGTTACCGCAAGCGTCACCGCCCCACTGTTAACTTTAGCTCCTGCTAATGCACAATACAGAATTGGGCCAGACAGAACTGGACAATATGGAAACGGAAACGTTACCATTCCTTCTGGGGTTGCTTTACCTGTTACCTACGATAAAGAGACAATTACTATTGCTCCTGGGGAAACTAAATCTCTAACCTTGAGAATAGCCAATGACATCATCGACAGAAATAGAAATGTCTTGATTCCCGCCGGCACTAAAGTAAATGGACGACTAGAAGCTGTTGACCTAGATAGTTATTCAAGAGATACAGATGATAATCAAGGAAAAGGCGTGCGGTTTGTAGCTCAAGAATTAGAATTTTCTAATGGTCAGCGTCAGTCGATTAATGCAAGTTCTCGGACATATACCACAACTCAAAGAGTTTCACAGGGGCCCAGCACAGGTCAGGTTTTAACTGATGCAGCTATCGGTGCGGGTGCTGGTCTTTTAGGTTCACTAGTTACTGGTAACCGCAGAATTGACGATTTAAAACCTGTTATCGGTGGGGCTGCAGGTGCCGGAGCAAGTGTACTGTTGCGGAAAAAACAAGTAAATGCCTTTGTTCTTAGACCCGCACAAGACTTGAGGCTCACACTGAATTCTAATTTGAATTTAGTACCAGTATCTCGCTACTAG